One window of Triticum dicoccoides isolate Atlit2015 ecotype Zavitan chromosome 5A, WEW_v2.0, whole genome shotgun sequence genomic DNA carries:
- the LOC119297005 gene encoding cinnamoyl-CoA reductase 1-like, with the protein MGFDGANTANCVATGRGRTVCVTGAGGFIASWLVKLLLKKGYAVHGTVRNPDDVARNAHLGALEGATERLTLFRVDLLDKESLVAAFRGCEGVFHTACPVTDDPEKMIEPAVNGTRNVINAAAEVGGIRRVVMTSSIGAVYMDPRRSLDGEADETCWSDLEFCKKTKNWYCYAKTVAEQAAWELAKERKLDLVVINPSLVLGPLLQTAVNASTWHIAKYLDGSVQTYTNAAQAYVHVRDVADAHARAYETLDAHGRYLCTGRTLHRAEVCRILAKFFPEYPVPMRCKEGAKEMKKGCQFSSRRITELGVGITPASQCLYDTVTSLQDKGFLPRRDADMS; encoded by the exons ATGGGTTTTGATGGTGCCAACACGGCTAACTGCGTCGCCACTGGCCGCGGACGCACTGTGTGTGTGACCGGCGCCGGTGGTTTCATCGCGTCCTGGCTCGTGAAGCTCCTCCTGAAGAAGGGCTACGCCGTCCACGGCACGGTCCGGAACCCTG ATGATGTGGCAAGGAATGCTCACCTGGGAGCCTTGGAAGGGGCGACAGAGCGGCTGACCCTCTTCCGGGTGGACCTGCTAGACAAGGAGAGCCTCGTCGCTGCATTCCGAGGATGCGAAGGCGTATTCCATACCGCATGCCCTGTCACTGATGACCCG GAAAAAATGATCGAGCCGGCGGTGAACGGGACGAGAAACGTGATCAACGCCGCGGCGGAGGTGGGCGGCATCCGGCGTGTGGTAATGACATCGTCGATCGGCGCCGTGTACATGGATCCTCGCCGCAGCCTCGATGGGGAGGCCGACGAGACATGTTGGAGTGACCTCGAGTTCTGCAAGAAAACAAAG AACTGGTACTGCTATGCAAAGACGGTGGCAGAGCAGGCGGCATGGGAGCTTGCCAAGGAGAGGAAGCTAGACCTTGTGGTGATCAACCCGTCTCTAGTGCTGGGCCCTCTGCTGCAGACGGCGGTGAACGCCAGCACGTGGCATATCGCCAAGTACCTTGACGGCTCAGTACAGACGTACACCAACGCGGCACAGGCATACGTGCATGTCCGTGACGTTGCGGATGCACACGCGCGTGCATATGAGACACTTGACGCGCATGGCCGGTACCTCTGCACCGGGCGCACGCTGCACCGCGCCGAGGTGTGTCGTATCCTCGCCAAGTTCTTCCCGGAGTACCCAGTACCCATGAGGTGCAAGGAAGGAGCGAAGGAGATGAAGAAGGGGTGTCAGTTCAGCAGTCGAAGGATCACAGAGCTCGGCGTCGGCATCACGCCGGCGAGCCAGTGTCTGTACGACACCGTCACCAGCCTTCAGGACAAGGGCTTCTTACCCCGTCGCGACGCTGATATGTCCTGA